The following is a genomic window from Brevibacterium limosum.
TCTTCCTCGCCGACTATGGGTGCCGAGGAATCTCCGGCATGCCCGGACACCCACAAACCCAGGGAAAGAACGAACGCGGCCACCAAACACTGCTCAATGTCCTCAGGGCCCACCGACCCCGCAGCCTCGCTGAAGCACGGAAAGTGATCGCGATGTTCCGCGACCGCTACAACTATCGGCGACGGCATCAGTCACTGCCAGGAGACATGAATCCTCACCAAGCCTGGCAAGCAGCAATCCACACTCCTTCAGACGGCACACCGATCCCGCATGCTGAAGTCGAAGCGATCGCACGTGAGTACGCTCAACGGCGACGCGTCCTAGCCGCAATGAACCAACCACACGTCGATGACGAGAAATCGGCCGGTGAACCTCTCCCGACCGCAGCTGACTCAGTACCAGACCGTGTCGTCATCGCTGAGGGCAATCCACAGATCTATTTCCATGCTGTCGGACTCGGAGTACCGAGAACATTGGCCGGAACTTATCAATCAGTCGTCACTGACGACTTCTACGCCCTGTTCGACACGACCACTGGCGAGGAAGTGGTGTACTTCCCTCTTCCGATCCGCACCGCGGAAACGCAGAGACGATATCCGCTGTGGAGAGTCGTCGGTGCCAGAATGCGTGGAGCTTCGAGCCTGTGGTTGAAGAAGCAGCGCGACTACATGCTCAAGCATTTCCCCAGCGAGGCTCCGGCTAATCGAATCGTTACGAAATGCCACTGACAACCCCACTCATTTGGTGTGAGCAACCTATGGAGTCAGGTCGTTCGCAACCTGGTGAGCGAGGTTGTCAGCAATGTGTTGAGTGAGGTTGTCAGCAAGGTCGCGAGTTTCCACGCGGGGTTGCTGGGCCGCCGTCAGGTAGTGCGGGGAGCTTCGGGGGCGGAGATGCTGGTGGCGGCGGACATCATCGCGAAGTACGAGTCGCGGCTACGGCGCACGTGCCGGGCCATCACTTCGGCGGCCTTTGCCTCCTGGCCGGCGTCGATGGCCGCGATGATCTCGCGGTGCTCGGGCCAGGCCTGGGGTCCGCGACGGGTGACGTTGAGCGAGTACAGCCACTCGATCTTGCCGGAGATCTGCTTCAGCAGGCTGATGAAGGACACGCTGCCGCTGAGTTCGGCGACCGCGAAATGGAAGCGCATGTTGAGCACTGCGAGGTCTTCGAAGCGCTCCTGCCCGATGACGATGTCCCCAGCATCGAGGATGTCGTTGATCTCCTTGCGCAACTCCCGCCATTTGAGGTCAGGAGTGTCGCTGGCATTGAGGTCGGCCGCACGCCTGGCCGCACGTTTCGCGGTCGCCGACTCGAGCACGATGCGGATCTCGAAGAGATCTTCGGCGTCCTCGACGGGTGAGGGCGCGACGATCGAGCCGCTGTACTTCCTGGACTCGACGAGCCCTTCAGCCTCGAGGGATCGTAGGGCCTCACGGATCGGGATCCGCGAGACCGCGTACTGCTCGGCCAGAGCTACTTCCCGCAGCTTCGCTCCGGGAGCATGGACACCGGTGATGATGTCGGCGCGGATCCGCGCACCGACGTCCCCGCTGCTCGTTGTGGCCGAAGGCTGTGCAGAATCAGACATTGAGGAGACCGGAACCGGGCACGGCCGCCAAAAGCTTCTGAGTGTATTCGGCTGTCGGGTGGTCGATGACCTCCCTAGTCGCGCCGGCTTCGACGATCTCTCCGCTCTTCATCACTACAACATCGTCGGCCAAGTTCGCCACGACTGCAAGATCGTGGGTGATGAACAGACAACTCACACCCAGATCCGACTGCAGGTTCCGCAGCAGGTCGAGGATCTGTTCCTGCACGAGGACGTCGAGAGCCGAGACGGCTTCGTCGCAGATGAGGAGCTCAGGCTCACTGATGAGCGCCCGAGCGATCGCGATCCTCTGTCGCTGCCCACCGGACAAGTCGGCGGGGCGGCGGTCGCTCATCGACGTGGGCATCGCCACGTGGTCGAGCACCTCGGCGACCTTCTTCGCCCGTTCCGCGCGGGTGCCGATCTTGAAGACGTCGAGCGGTTCACGGACGATCCTCTCGATGCTCCACGTCGGATTGAGCGAGGAGAAGGGGTCCTGGAACACGGGCTGGCTGAAGCGCCGCAGGATGCTGCGCTCTGATTTCGAGGCCGCATCGACGTTGCGCCCACCCGCGAGGACCGTTCCGCTGGTGGCCTTCTCCAGTCCGAGAACGATCTTCGCGATCGTCGACTTTCCCGATCCGGACTCACCGATGATCGCGGTCGTCTTTCCCCGCTCGGCGGTGAGACTGACGCCCTTGAGGGCGTGCACCTCCCGACCCCGCCCACGCAGCCGGTACACCTTGTGGAGGTCGTCGATCTCGAGCACATTCGCCGAGGCGATCGCAGCGTCGGATACGCCGGCACCGTCGGGCTCTTGGCCTCCGTTTCGATCGACGACGATGCTCGGCGCGGCCTTGACCAGCGCCCGAGTGTACTCGTCATGAGGGTCGCCGAGCACCTGCTCGGGCGCACCGCGCTCGACGACGCGTCCTTCATTCATCACGAGGACGGTGTCGGTCCTCTCCCCCGCCACGCCGAGGTCGTGGGTGACGAACAGCAGAGAGGTGCCACGTTCGGTCACGAGTTCCTGGAGATGGTCGAGGATCTGCTTCTGCACCGTGACGTCGAGCGCGGACGTCGGTTCGTCGGCGATGATGAGGTTGGGATCGCCGGAGAGTGCGATCGCGATGAGCACGCGCTGCCTCATCCCGCCGGAGAACTCGTGCGGATAGGACCGCCGCCGCGTCTCCGCGTCGGGGATGCCGGCCTCGGTCATCAGCCGTACCACGGTTCGAGTCACCTCGCGGGAATCCGACATTCCATAGGTGCGCAGAGCGTCGGCGATCTGATCGCCCACGCGCATGCTCGGATTGAGGCTGGCCATCGGATCCTGCGGCACCAGCGCGATCGACCGGCCGCGCAGCGACTGCAGGCGAACACGGTCAGCATCGACGAGTTCTTCTCCGCGATAGCGCACCGATCCCGCGCTGACCCTGCCGGAACCCGGCAGCAGACCGAGGATCGCGCCGATCGTCGTCGACTTTCCCGAACCGGATTGCCCGACGAGGGCCAGTCTCTCCCCCGGTGCCAGCGTGAAGTTCACGTCATGGAGGACGGGAGCCCCGTAGGAGACTTCGAGGCCGGAGACCTCAAGGACGAATTCCTCGCTCATCGTTCTCACCTTCCTGCCGCGTACCCTTGGGCCCCGCGGGGATTCGCTCCGGCCGTGAGACGACCGGTGTCCGGATCCCGGGTGACGCAGGAGAGTCGACCGAGGTCCCAGGAACCGGCACGGGTCACCGTATGTCCGCGGGCGATGAGCCCGTCGATGACTTCCTCGCCGAGGCGGTCTTCGACGACCGCACCACCGGGCACCCAGGTGCGTGGCCAGAACGATCCGGCCAAGGCTGTCGTATGCAGCGCCGGAGCATCGATGGCCTGCTGAGCGGTGTAACCTCCGACGAGGAGACGGAGGATGAGCAGCAGCTGCCACTGCTCCTGCTGGTCGCCGCCGGGCGATCCGAGTGCAATGACGGGTTTGCCGTCCTTCGAGATCAGCGTCGGTGTCAGCGTGGTCCGCGGGCGCTTGCCTGGGGTGAGCGCCGACGGTGAGGTCTCATCGAGCCACATCATCTGCAACCGGGTGCCGAGGCAGAACCCGAGCTCCGGGACCGTCGGAGATGACTGCAGCCACCCTCCCGACGGTGTTGCCGAGATGATGTTGCCCCACCGGTCAACGACGTCGATATGGCAGGTGTCGCCGTTGTTCGTGCCGTTCTTCTGCACGGTCGGCTCGCCGATCCCGGCCTTGATGAGCTCATCCTTGTCCGCCCCCTCGGGCACGAGCGGCGGCTGGAAGGCGGGCTCGGCACCGTCGCGACCGGCACCTGGTCGGAAGTCGTGCGAGGCGTCGTCAGTGATGAGCGCACGGCGGCTCGCGGCATAGTCGTCGCTGAGCAGCCAGTCGAGGTCGACGTCTCCGTCACCGTAGTAGGTGTCGCGGTCTGCCATGGCGAGTTTGAGTGCTTCGAGGATCGTATGTGCACCGATTTCGCTTGCGGGATCAAGCCGCTCGTCGTCGAATCCCTCAAGGATCTTCAGGGTCTGCAGCAGCGCTGGCCCCTGACCCCAGGCACCGATCTTCGCGATCTGGTATCCGCGGAAGTCGATCGTCACGGGCGTCTCGAAGTGGGCATCGAATCCGGCGATGTCCGCCCGCGTCATGACACCGGCGTGATCACTTCCGGTGGCATGCCGGTGCGGGGTGGTGACGAAGCGGGCGATCGCCTCGGCGACGAATCCAGACTTCCATTCCTGGCGCGCGGCCTGGATGCGGGCCTCGCGGGTCTCGGCACCGTCGCCGGCGGCGATGAGCCGACGCAGCACCTCGGCGTATGGACGGTTGAACACGAGGTCTCCGGCCCGAGGAATCTCTCCCTTGGGCATCCACTGCTCCGCCGAGCTCGGCCAGTGATCGGTGAAGAGTTCGCGGACGCGCTCGATCGTCCCGACCACGCGGTCGAGTACCGGGTGGCCGTTCTCTGCATAGTCGATCGCGAAGTCGAGCACGTCTGCGAGTTCCCAGGTGCCGTGATGATCGAGCAGGTTGAGCCAGGAGTCAACCGCGCCAGGGACAGCAGCAGCGAGCGCCCCCGCACCGGGAACCATGTCGAGTTCTTCACCGCGGTAGTGCTCGATCGTCGCTGCTGCGGGCGCGGGACCCTGCCCCATCATCACCTGTGGATGTGCCGGGTCATCGGCGGTCGCGAAGATACCGGTCATGTCACCGCCCGGGCCGTTGAGGTGAGGTTCGACGACGTGGAGGAGGAACGCACCGGCGACCGCTGCGTCGAAGGCGTTGCCGCCGCGCTCGAGAACAGCTTGGGAGGCCGCGGTGGCCAACCAGTGCGTCGAGGCGGCCATCCCGAAGTGCCCTTCGAGCGTTGGACGGGTGGTGAAGACGGCGGGTGGAGTGTACGACACGTCAGTGTCCTTTCTTGGAGTTCGGATCGAGGGCGTCGCGCAGAGCGTCGCCGAAGAGGTTGAAGGCCAGGCAGATGAACAGGATGGCCAGACCGGGAAACAGCGCAGTCGAGGGCGCGCGGAAGATGTACTGCTGCGCGTCGGAGAGCATGATTCCGAGACTCGGAGAGGGCGGCTGGATACCGAGTCCGAGGAAGGAGAGCATGGATTCTCCGATCACTGCGGTCGGCAGGATCACCGTCGCCTGGACGATGATCGCCGAGGCGGCATTGGGCAGGATGTGCATGCCCAGGAGACGAGTCTTCGAGGCGTCGGTCGCGATTGCGGCCTTGACGAAGTCCGCGGATTTCAGCCGCATCGTCTCGCCCCTGACAACGCGGATCATCGTGGGCACCTGCGAGATGCCCAAGGCGATCGCGGCATTGCTCAGGCTGGGTCCTGAAATTGCTGCCAGACCGACTGCGATGATGAGGAACGGGAACGCCAGAGTCACATCTGTCAGCCGTGAGATGACAGAGTCGAGTCCGCGGAAATAGCCGGCCAGCAGGCCAAGAGGTGTGCCGACGACGACCGCGAGTGCCACCGCCAGCAGCCCCACCTGGAGGGAGGCCCGGACACCGAAGGCGAGTCGCGAGAGGATGTCACGGCCCAGGTCGTCTGTGCCGAATGCATAGCCGATGGTCCCCGGAACCTGGAACGGGACCTCGAAATTGGTCTGGGCGAATCCGTAGGGGGCGATGAGCGGAGCGAAGAGCCCGATGAGGAGGACGATGACGACCATGACCGAGCCGATGATGCCCAACGGGGTCGACAGGATCGACCGCAGGAGCCACAGTGCCCGATTGCTCGAAGCGTGGAACTCGGGGGCGAGTCCTTGGGTGTTCTTGTCCGTATTGGTGACGATGGGTGTGCTCATGAGGCATCCTCGCTGACGCGGATCTGGGGGTTGATGACCGAGTAGAGGATGTCGACGGCCAGATTGATGAGAATGTAGGAAGCGGTGATGACGAGGACGACAGCCTGGATGACCGGGTAGTCGCGGGAGAAGACCGCATCGAGGGTGAGTTTGCCGATGCCCGGCAGAGCGAAGATCCGCTCTGTGACGACCGCGCCGGAGATCAGCCCGCCCAATTGGAGGCCGACGATGGTGACGAGGACGATGAGCGAATTGCGCAAGCCGTAGCGGAAGAGCACCCTCGGTCGCGAGAGTCCTTTGGCTCTGGCCATCCGCACATAGTCGGTCCCCATGGTCTCGATCATCGAGGCTCTCGTCTGCCGGGTGATCACCGCGGCAAGACTGGTACCGAGGATCACCGCCGGCAGGGTGAGGTAGTAGATCCCGCGAATCGGATCGGAGAGCACATCGACATAGCCCGAGGCGGGGAACCAGCCCAGGCTCACCGCCAGGGCGAGGATCGCTAAGAGACCGAGCCAGAAGTTCGGCACAGAGAGTCCCAGCAGCGCGATGAAGTTGCTCCCGATCTCCGGCCACTTCCCGCGATAGCGTTCGGCGAGCATGCCCAGCGCGATGCCGACGACCGTAGCGACGACGATGGCGTAGAGGGCCAGCCATAGAGTCACCGGCAGTGTGGTCGCGATCATCGAGGTGACCGGGAGCCCCGTACGGGTGGAATCGCCGAGGTCGCCGGTGACGATCGAGCCTAGGAACTTGAGGAACTGAACGAGGAGCGGCTGGTCGAGTCCGAGGTCGGCACGGATCGCATCGAGCCGTTCGGGGGTCGCCTCTTCGCCGGCCATGGCCAGAGCGGGATCGCCGGGAAGGAGACGCACGCCGAAGAAGATGACGATTCCCGAGAGAACGAAGGTGATGATCGCGTGAAAGATCTTGGTGAGCACGAACCGGGTCATCACTGACCTCCGTTCTTGAGGAAGCCTGCTTCCGAGAGATGCACGACACCGTCGGAGTAGACGTCGATTCCCGCGACATTCTCGGTGTAGGCGGTGAGGTTCTTCTGGCGATAGAGATAGATGATCGAGTTGATCTCACCTATCCGCTCGGAAGCCTGGCCATAGAGTTCGGCGCGTTCGCCTTCGTCGGTGACTTCACTGGCCTGGGTGAGCAGGTCGCTGAGTTCGTCATCGTCGACCCCGGTGACGTTGTTGGCGGCCCCCGGGTAGTGGAAGGTGTAGAGGTTGCCGTGCGGGTCGACGCGGCCCGACCAGCCGAGTTGAAGCAGTTCGTAGTCACCGCGGTCCTGAGCATCGAGGAGGGCGGTGTACTCCATCGGCTGCACTTTGATGTCGAAGCCGGCTTCCTTGGTCGCCGCCTGTACCGCCTGGGCGAAACGAAGGGTGTCCTGGGTGTTCGAGACCTTCATGTTGACCTTCAGCGGCAGCTCGACCCCGGCATCCTCGAGGAGCTTTTTCGCTCCTTCGGGATCGTAGTCGACGCAGTCGTTGCTCGCATCCGTTGCGAAGGGGCTGTCGGGGGCGATACCGGAACAGGCCGGTGAGAACCATCCGTTGAAGACGGTGTTGACCAGGGCCTTGCGATCAATGGCCATCGACAATGCTCGACGTACCTCAGGGTCCTGCCCCAACGGTGTCTTGAAGTTCTCGGGGTTGTCTCCGAAGCCCAAGTTGACCGTGAGTCCTTGGTAGCCGAGCGAATTCGACTGCAGGAGGCCGATACCAGTCTCCTCGTCGAGGGCATCGACATCCTGTGGAGAGATCGTGTCGGCGACCTGAACGTCTCCCGACCGAATGTTCGCGGCACGGATATTGGCGTCCGTCATGATCTGATAGGTGATCGAGTCGAGGTGGATCTTGTCTGCTTCGTAGTAGTTGGGGTCTTTGACCACCTTGATCGAAGTCTGGGCGATGCGCTTCTCGAACTTGAAGGGGCCCACGCACACGGGGTTGTCACCGAAGTCGTCGCCCTCGTTCTCCAGGGCTTTCGGCGACATGATCATTCCGGCGCGATCGGCCAGCGCTGCGGTGAAAGGAGCGAAGGGTTTCTCGAAGGTGACTTCGAGAGTGTGGTCGCCCAGTACGGTGACATCGTCGATTGGTCCGAGCTCGGCAGCTCGAGAAGACTCTTCGAGATTGAGTCCGCGTTCGATGGTCGTTTTGACCGCCTCGGCGTCGAAGTCAGTGCCGTCGGCGAACTTCACACCGTCCTTAAGCGGAATCCGCACAGTCTTGCCGTCCTTGGAGATCGCCGGGAGCTCGGTCGCGAGCATAGGGGTGATCTCGCCGTTCTCGTCGATGTCGTAGAGCTTCTGGCACATCGTCTGCATGACGTAGCGGGTGTAGAGCGACGAAGAGGTCGTCGGGTCGAGACGATCCGGCTCCGAGGAGAGAGCCATGACGAGGTCACCTCCCTCCCTGAAATCTCCCGACTCCGCGCCGACAGACTTCACGTCGGTGCGGTCGGGCGGATCTTCCAATGGTTGGACCGGAACGCATCCGACCAGAAGAACGGCACCGGCAAGCGCTGCAACCATCCGTATTTTCACACGCACTCCCATGAGGGCAACAGATCAATCAGGAATATTTGCATACAATCTATACGCTGTTTAAAGTTTTGTATACAAGTGCTGTGGATTTTCTGAACGAGGGGATACCTCCATGACTCGTCGCCTCGACCTGGCCATGCTGCTGTTGCTGACCTTCTCGACCGGCATGGTCGACGCCATCGGCTATCACGGCTTCGACAAGGTCTTCACCGGCAATATGACCGGCAACGTCGTCATCCTCGGCATGGGTCTCGCCGGTGCCGACGGCGTCCCCGTCCTTCGCCCCGCCCTGGCGCTCGTGTTCTTCATGGTCGGCGCCGCACTGTCCGGTCGCATCCTCGGCGACATCGGTGAGGCCTGGCATAGGCGGACGACCCTGATCTTCGCCATCGTGGCCGTCGGCTGTGCCGCATTGTCCCTTTACGTGGCACTCGTGCCCGACCCGGAGATCGGCCTCGCCGGCACGATCTTCACCTCCGCGCTCTCGGCCCTCATGGGCGCCCAGGCGGCCGCCGCACGGAAGATGAAGATCGCCGACGTCACCACTGTGGTCGTGACGTCGACGATCGTCGGGCTGGCCTCGGACTCCCGATTGGCCGGCGGCGACAGCATCCGCTGGGTCCGCCGCCTGCTCGCCGTCGTCCTCATCCTCATCGGCGCGCTGGCCGGAGCCGCGACCCTCATGCTCAATCAGTGGATCGGCATCGCCGTCGTCGCTGTGATGATCGCCGCCGCAGCCGTGATCGGCCACCTCGGTGAGAAGAAGCGGACCCGCGCCGAGGCGGCCGACCAGTCCGTCAACGCGTGACCACGCAGCGAGGATCGACCCAACCTGCGCCCCGTTCGCACCGGATCTGCCGTCGCCCGCCCCGTCTTGCCCTAGGAATGTGGTCACTCGACCGAGGCAAATCCGAGAGATCGGCCATCTCGCCTCGGTCGGATGACCACACACGCGCTGTGACTCAGGACCCGCATCGCCGTCGTGATCGGCGGGCGAAGTCTGGGACTCTCCGCGCGGATCTCAGCGCACCCCGAGCTTCTTCCACACCACGAGGATCGCCGTCACGCTCAGCGCCCCGGCGAGCAGCACCCAGTAGGCCGGGGCCTTCGCATCACCGGTGAT
Proteins encoded in this region:
- a CDS encoding integrase core domain-containing protein; this translates as MPEALSIAQRRAIIDFDPNAPDSPSITEFCRQHSVTRTSFYAIRKRYKTEGLRALHARSSAPKNTVRIYDQETTDLVLKIRAELESTGWDAGPKSIWYEGVDTGRFTEPIPSVATIGRILSDAGRVKANPKKRPRSSLIRFVRANAMELWQLDAFEFELTGSTTKITVYQLLDDSTRFDVGTQAFHGVENGNHAITTISDAFANYGVPQEMLTDNGNAFNGNRQGWVVATQLFLADYGCRGISGMPGHPQTQGKNERGHQTLLNVLRAHRPRSLAEARKVIAMFRDRYNYRRRHQSLPGDMNPHQAWQAAIHTPSDGTPIPHAEVEAIAREYAQRRRVLAAMNQPHVDDEKSAGEPLPTAADSVPDRVVIAEGNPQIYFHAVGLGVPRTLAGTYQSVVTDDFYALFDTTTGEEVVYFPLPIRTAETQRRYPLWRVVGARMRGASSLWLKKQRDYMLKHFPSEAPANRIVTKCH
- a CDS encoding GntR family transcriptional regulator: MSDSAQPSATTSSGDVGARIRADIITGVHAPGAKLREVALAEQYAVSRIPIREALRSLEAEGLVESRKYSGSIVAPSPVEDAEDLFEIRIVLESATAKRAARRAADLNASDTPDLKWRELRKEINDILDAGDIVIGQERFEDLAVLNMRFHFAVAELSGSVSFISLLKQISGKIEWLYSLNVTRRGPQAWPEHREIIAAIDAGQEAKAAEVMARHVRRSRDSYFAMMSAATSISAPEAPRTT
- a CDS encoding dipeptide ABC transporter ATP-binding protein; translation: MSEEFVLEVSGLEVSYGAPVLHDVNFTLAPGERLALVGQSGSGKSTTIGAILGLLPGSGRVSAGSVRYRGEELVDADRVRLQSLRGRSIALVPQDPMASLNPSMRVGDQIADALRTYGMSDSREVTRTVVRLMTEAGIPDAETRRRSYPHEFSGGMRQRVLIAIALSGDPNLIIADEPTSALDVTVQKQILDHLQELVTERGTSLLFVTHDLGVAGERTDTVLVMNEGRVVERGAPEQVLGDPHDEYTRALVKAAPSIVVDRNGGQEPDGAGVSDAAIASANVLEIDDLHKVYRLRGRGREVHALKGVSLTAERGKTTAIIGESGSGKSTIAKIVLGLEKATSGTVLAGGRNVDAASKSERSILRRFSQPVFQDPFSSLNPTWSIERIVREPLDVFKIGTRAERAKKVAEVLDHVAMPTSMSDRRPADLSGGQRQRIAIARALISEPELLICDEAVSALDVLVQEQILDLLRNLQSDLGVSCLFITHDLAVVANLADDVVVMKSGEIVEAGATREVIDHPTAEYTQKLLAAVPGSGLLNV
- a CDS encoding gamma-glutamyltransferase family protein: MSYTPPAVFTTRPTLEGHFGMAASTHWLATAASQAVLERGGNAFDAAVAGAFLLHVVEPHLNGPGGDMTGIFATADDPAHPQVMMGQGPAPAAATIEHYRGEELDMVPGAGALAAAVPGAVDSWLNLLDHHGTWELADVLDFAIDYAENGHPVLDRVVGTIERVRELFTDHWPSSAEQWMPKGEIPRAGDLVFNRPYAEVLRRLIAAGDGAETREARIQAARQEWKSGFVAEAIARFVTTPHRHATGSDHAGVMTRADIAGFDAHFETPVTIDFRGYQIAKIGAWGQGPALLQTLKILEGFDDERLDPASEIGAHTILEALKLAMADRDTYYGDGDVDLDWLLSDDYAASRRALITDDASHDFRPGAGRDGAEPAFQPPLVPEGADKDELIKAGIGEPTVQKNGTNNGDTCHIDVVDRWGNIISATPSGGWLQSSPTVPELGFCLGTRLQMMWLDETSPSALTPGKRPRTTLTPTLISKDGKPVIALGSPGGDQQEQWQLLLILRLLVGGYTAQQAIDAPALHTTALAGSFWPRTWVPGGAVVEDRLGEEVIDGLIARGHTVTRAGSWDLGRLSCVTRDPDTGRLTAGANPRGAQGYAAGR
- a CDS encoding ABC transporter permease yields the protein MSTPIVTNTDKNTQGLAPEFHASSNRALWLLRSILSTPLGIIGSVMVVIVLLIGLFAPLIAPYGFAQTNFEVPFQVPGTIGYAFGTDDLGRDILSRLAFGVRASLQVGLLAVALAVVVGTPLGLLAGYFRGLDSVISRLTDVTLAFPFLIIAVGLAAISGPSLSNAAIALGISQVPTMIRVVRGETMRLKSADFVKAAIATDASKTRLLGMHILPNAASAIIVQATVILPTAVIGESMLSFLGLGIQPPSPSLGIMLSDAQQYIFRAPSTALFPGLAILFICLAFNLFGDALRDALDPNSKKGH
- a CDS encoding ABC transporter permease; the encoded protein is MTRFVLTKIFHAIITFVLSGIVIFFGVRLLPGDPALAMAGEEATPERLDAIRADLGLDQPLLVQFLKFLGSIVTGDLGDSTRTGLPVTSMIATTLPVTLWLALYAIVVATVVGIALGMLAERYRGKWPEIGSNFIALLGLSVPNFWLGLLAILALAVSLGWFPASGYVDVLSDPIRGIYYLTLPAVILGTSLAAVITRQTRASMIETMGTDYVRMARAKGLSRPRVLFRYGLRNSLIVLVTIVGLQLGGLISGAVVTERIFALPGIGKLTLDAVFSRDYPVIQAVVLVITASYILINLAVDILYSVINPQIRVSEDAS
- a CDS encoding ABC transporter substrate-binding protein, which produces MALSSEPDRLDPTTSSSLYTRYVMQTMCQKLYDIDENGEITPMLATELPAISKDGKTVRIPLKDGVKFADGTDFDAEAVKTTIERGLNLEESSRAAELGPIDDVTVLGDHTLEVTFEKPFAPFTAALADRAGMIMSPKALENEGDDFGDNPVCVGPFKFEKRIAQTSIKVVKDPNYYEADKIHLDSITYQIMTDANIRAANIRSGDVQVADTISPQDVDALDEETGIGLLQSNSLGYQGLTVNLGFGDNPENFKTPLGQDPEVRRALSMAIDRKALVNTVFNGWFSPACSGIAPDSPFATDASNDCVDYDPEGAKKLLEDAGVELPLKVNMKVSNTQDTLRFAQAVQAATKEAGFDIKVQPMEYTALLDAQDRGDYELLQLGWSGRVDPHGNLYTFHYPGAANNVTGVDDDELSDLLTQASEVTDEGERAELYGQASERIGEINSIIYLYRQKNLTAYTENVAGIDVYSDGVVHLSEAGFLKNGGQ
- a CDS encoding YoaK family protein — translated: MTRRLDLAMLLLLTFSTGMVDAIGYHGFDKVFTGNMTGNVVILGMGLAGADGVPVLRPALALVFFMVGAALSGRILGDIGEAWHRRTTLIFAIVAVGCAALSLYVALVPDPEIGLAGTIFTSALSALMGAQAAAARKMKIADVTTVVVTSTIVGLASDSRLAGGDSIRWVRRLLAVVLILIGALAGAATLMLNQWIGIAVVAVMIAAAAVIGHLGEKKRTRAEAADQSVNA